In Cicer arietinum cultivar CDC Frontier isolate Library 1 chromosome 7, Cicar.CDCFrontier_v2.0, whole genome shotgun sequence, the genomic window NNNNNNNNNNNNNNNNNNNNNNNNNNNNNNNNNNNNNNNNNNNNNNNNNNNNNNNNNNNNNNNNNNNNNNNNNNNNNNNNNNNNNNNNNNNNNNNNNNNNNNNNNNNNNNNNNNNNNNNNNNNNNNNNNNNNNNNNNNNNNNNNNNNNNNNNNNNNNNNNNNNNNNNNNNNNNNNNNNNNNNNNNNNNNNNNNNNNNNNNNNNNNNNNNNNNttgttgagatggaaaaacgctttgtaaaaagtgataaggctgaaacaagttctttgcttcagaatttaatttccatgaagtatcaaggcaagggaaatataagagagcacattatgatgatgtccaacattgcttctaagcttaaaggtctaaagcttgagttgtcagatgacttactcattcatttagtattgttgtctcttccttcgcaattcagtcagtttaaggtgacttataattgtcaaaaggagaaatggactcttaatgagctcatttcattatgtgtgcaagaagaggacaggctgaagcaagataggactgaaagtgctcactttactagcatctctaaagacaagggcaaaaggaaaagaattgaggagcccaagaacaaagctgctgctaagggtccagaacaaaagaagcagactacggataacaactgcttcttctgcaggagttctggacacgtgaagaaggattgtgccaaatatcacgcttggcgtgttaagaaaggtatgattctgtctttggtctgttctgaggttaatttagcttcagtacctggaaacacttggtggttagactctggtgcaactactaacatcagtgtttcaatgcagggttgcctgaacttccgaaagcctagtgatactgaaagatgcatctatgtaggagatgggaagaaggtagaagttgaagccataggaaaatttagattattattaagttccggtcattatttgattttagaagacacttttgttgtaccgtcatttagacggaatttggtctctatttcttatttggacaaatcaggatattattgttcattcgggaataaagaatttactttgtctttaaattcgaatgttgttggaaccggtttactttctggttacgataatctttatttgttggaaactgtgactaactataatgaaaccttgagtgtggaatcacgtggtactaagcgaaaaattgacaatttcaattcaggagtgctttggcacaagcgtctaggtcacatctctaaaaatagagttgaacgacttgtgtcagatggaattttagattccattgacttcacagactttaacgtttgtgtagcatgcattaaaggaaaacagactaaagataagaaattaggcgcatatagagctacagacgtcttagaattgatacataccggacactgtgggccatttccaaatCCTtattggaatggtcaacaatattttatatcattcatagacgattattctagatatgcctacctttatcTAATTcgcgaaaagtcccaatcaatagacgtgttcaaatcctttaaggcagaagttgagaatcaacttaataagataattaaaaatgttaaatctgatcgtggtggtgaatactacggcagatatgacggttcaggtgaacaacgtctgggaccatttgccaaatacctagaggaatgtggaatcgtcccacaatacactatgccggggtcacccaacatgaatggtgtagctgaaagacgaaacaggactcttaaggagatggtaaggagtatgatttgtcattccaccttgccagagtcactctggggagaggcattaaaaactgcagcatacattcttaatagagtaccaactaaagcagcggctaaaacaccttatgagctttggattgggcgtaagcctagcctgaagcactttcatgtttggggatgtccagttgaggcaaggccttataggccgaatgaaaagaaatttgaaccccaaACAATTAGCaactattttatagggtactcagaaaaatcaaggggctataaattttatgatcctaatttgagaacaatttttgagacgggaacggcaacgttctttgaggatattgagtttggggggaatattaaggttaaagattttgtctttgaggaagaatcggtaacaattccataactgattcttccaccaattgactttcccattattgaacaaactcaagatgatctggttgttcaggaagaacaaaatccagatcaaattcaagatcctcaagaacaagtgcctcaagagccagctacattgcggagatccactagagaaaggaaaaatgctatttcgaaTGATTAtatagtatttatcaatgaggtagaggaaaatgttggcatgacggaagacgactcggtcaactttcatcaagccatgcaaggtTCCcattcagataagtggatcgaagcaatgaatgaggagtataagtctatgcaagacaattcagtttgggaacttatcccattacctgaaggagtgaaacccattggttgcaaatggatttttaaaaccaagcgggattccaatggtaatgtggagagatataaggcacgtcttgtagctaagggttatactcaaaaggaagggattgattataaagagactttctctccggtttcatcgaaggactctttaagaataatcatggctcttgttgctcactttaatttggagcttcatcaaatggatgtaaaaacagcttttctcaatggcgacattgatgagacgatctatatggtgcagccagaaaactttgtgttgggagacccaaagaatatggtgtgcaaactaagaaaatccatttatgggctaaaacaagcttctcgtcaatggtaccataaatttcatcaagtaattctctcatttggttttgagatgaatacagttgatgattgtgtgtatcataagttcagtgggagcagacatattttcctggtcttgtatgttgatgacatactgcttgccactaacgatataggcatgttgcacgaaactaagaaatttctatcaaagcattttgagatgaaagatcttggtgacgcctcttttgtattaggaattcagatacaccgagacagatctcgaggtattcttcttgctactaacgatataggcatgttgcacgaaactaagaaatttctatcaaagcattttgagatgaaagatattggtgacgcctcttttgtattaggaattcagatacaccgagatagatctcgaggtattcttggattatcacaaaagagctatatcgataaggtttggttacaggattgcaaaccaggggacaccccagttgctaagggagacaagtttagtctcaaacagtgccctaagggaagtttggaaattcaagaaatgcaaaagatcccttatgcttcagctgtagggagtcttatgtatgcccaagtatgtacgcgtccagacatagcattcatagtagggattttaggtagatatttaagcaatccaggtcttgaccattggaaagcagccaagagggtcatgagatatttgaagagaacaagaaactacatgctcacatataggaggtcagaccagttagagatcactgggtactctgactcggattttgcgggatgccaagacagcttaagatcaacttcaggctatgtctttctgttagctggtggagcagtttcttggcgtagtgccaagcaaggtcttactgcttcatcaaccatggcagcagaattcgtagcaattcaagAGGCATcagaccagggcatttggctgagaaattttgtcacggggctgcaaatagttgaagggattgaaagaccactcaagttgtattgtgacaatagatccgCAGTCATGTATTCTAataataataggagctcaaccaagtcaaagcacattgacattaagttcctagttgttaaagagaaggtacaaagtggacagatatccatagaacacttaaggacaaactccatgattgcggatccactcactaaaggtctaccacccaaggtctttcatgagcatactgctcacatgggtgtgctacagtttgaggaatcttgattttagtgggagtttcgtccattatgtaattcatgttctatgtttaattgtaaagtacaaatacattgtatttggactttctgatcagaaataaagtttaaagtattcagtttttggttactttgtacatttaagttatggtatgatctcattcgataaagtaggaccagttgaaaattgacatgcattgaccaacttcatgtaattttcatgctacacttttcataatgggtctatgtcatttagttgtgtcagtacgggtgatcattgatgggtttagttatgcttattatgacgaaagcctctttggttccatgtgctgatatgattaatggacgggacaatttggattatactcaaggtaattataatgacatttttgacgtcacaaagtctaacacactcctaaggatacatgtgtgaccagtgggagattgtaagatttatgggtcacatatgtaattaattaataaagtgtgttagggtcattatataattagccaataaactaggggtcaaataatatataatagtttaggactaaagagcataatagttatgaaaattaatagagtagataccagacagtttctaatttaatgaggggctgaattgaaaatactgcaatttgggatataactaataatagttatatataggggtaatggtccctaaggcaaacacaataagactattcagtttcaaaaccctaaaggagaaaactctctagttctctctatccccatcaagagagcaaggtcttcagggtgttttgctgaggaagatcacccaacccattggctctatcatcatcatcctaggatttcatcaatggcaattcccacatgtacgcttccgcctttggtcattcatcatgtaattgacatggattattaACATATCTATCATACTAATCATTTAGAAACGTtcatcaaatcttataaatgaTCTACATTTCTTGATTTTGTCTACAACCATTTTGACACGTGTATATTGTTAACACTTCATGACAGTAATTCgaaaaaattatcaaacttAAAGGACAACATAGgtaatttaatttaaagacTAATAATGCAAACTAAATGCAACTTAAAGGTTCTAATTGGAAGTTGGACTAAACTTAAAAGACTACAAGTGCATGTTTTCCTATTAAATATTATAGATAATGAGTAGTACCtaacaaaatgtttttttttttgcttgaaataatagtatttaacAATGtatattacatataaaaaaacaacacaaaaaataattgGCCATATCATGCTTTAGTCATCCGCCATCCGGCTTATGCGAAAGAATTTGGGTATCAATTGTGTCACCTTAAGCTAATGTAGAATCAGTTGTTGCAAAATCAACTAACAACTTATGCAAAATCAATTGACAGTTGAATCGATTGTCAGCTGACGGCTGAATGTAACTGAAAAGTCTAAATAGACTTGGAGAGGATCAATGTTATTAATATCCTTTGATCAGCTGATGCAAAAACTGACAGTTGATCCAAAATCAGCTAACGATTGAATATGGAGGCCAATATTAGGTCTTATTGAGTTTACAATGATGTTAAATATGAGGCCAATACGCTATAACAAGAAAATGACTAAATTAAAATGCATATAACCACTTTCCTACATGTTTGGAATGTGGTGGGAGGTTGTTATGGAGATAGAGAGGAGGATAGTTGAAGGGCAGTTAAGTGCAAAAGTATATTTTTTCCCCAACTCAAGTGCATGTGCAAGATATTAGCCAATAAAGTTTAAAACATGCATAAAAGTATATTCCCTTAGTAAAAGTGTGATGAAAGATGTGGTGTGATGTTATGGGaagttatttatattaatgttgttagTCTTGATCTTATTTGAGGTAACATGTGAGTTGGTTGAAACTGTGTTCAATATTCACAATTAATCAAACAAGTcttcatttatatttatctttttcctTTAGTTTTCAACTTTTAATAGTAATTCAACCTTCAACACTcgatattttttagaataatataTACTCGCaattgagaaataaattaatatttttttcaatatatttgtctaataaaaaataatcgttatcataattataagtaagcctacatataatttttttaagttgatataaCACATTGTTATATGGAGAATTGATCATCCAAATTTAGGCttaacaatattattttgtgaaaaaaattgaCTAATTGAACCCATGACGTAGTTGTGTCATTCATAGTCGACATATTTTATAGCAGTACGGTTTTATGATTCTTATTATATTCATTCTAATTTGACACTCAATGTCGACACAAAAAGTTGATAAGGAAAGATTATCCAAGCAAGTATATTTCACCAATTTagtttatatctttttttttttttttctaatatgttttttttagatCTAACTACCTAACAACCTATTCTCTTTTAAATTAACCGCCCAACAACTTGTCAATAAAATATGTACATACTTTTTatccaataattaatataaaatacaagtATGGTCCctatcaattcaaataaaagatTGAATCATGATAAAATATAGGTTTAGTTACATGTTTCAAtacctaaaattatttttagattcaaactggttatttgattttaaacaGTGTCATTcagtgttttaatttttttaaactcatgGCTTTCATCATAAACTCTTTCTTTTtactaaaacaatatttattggtagaatgtataaataaaaaacacttatttagatttgtaataaaattaaagtatttgaaatattcATACCTATAAATTTGTAACGTTGACAACatcaaaatcattaattgaatttgtaataaatcgaagttaattttttaatctgaaacaaatgaataaatatatggTGAGAACCACTTATTTAGATAAAAGTagaaaaaaactaatatgaAGGATGATTCTTAACTTTAAAATGACATCAAATAGATGATTGACAGAGGCAATTGGGTCATGATAGGTTGTTGGCGGCTATTATTTGTCCCTTAAACATAAACTAGTAGCTAGAATGAATTGTAATAGTCTTCTTCTTCCCTAAAACTTAGGATTTATAAATTCATtcatctttttcattttcaaatacTCCCTTTGATCACTATTATAAGCAAAACAAATATATCTCAAGTCTTGATTAATATTATAAGCAACAGTTAACTAATTTTAAACCACTTAGTGGGAATTGTGCATTTAGTGCACATTGTTATCCATGGCATGATTTTATATAGTTTTCGTTTGTATTCCTGACATGTTGCTCTTATAAAATCTTTAGATACCTggattcaaaattttatttggtttaggAACATCTCTTCAAAAAAAATGGTGACAATAACTTGAAGAAAAGTTTTTTAACCCATTGAAGATGGTAATATGGGTTTACATTCTATAAAGGACATTGATAGTGTTTGGCAGTTGATGCTTTCATGGCATTTCATTTCTTCGAGAAGTCAATGGTCTAAACTAATGCGTAATAGAGCTCTTCGAAATAACTCTAAAATTAAATACCACATATCCTCATTCATTTGATTGGGTATTAGAGCTCATGTTTATTCAATTCAAGATAATGTTTCCTAGCAGCTTGGCGATGACTATAATATCAACTTTTAGACTGACTCTTGGTTGTCTCGCCcaatttcttgttttatttGTATTCCTTTAGAGGTTCATCCACTTCATCAGGATAAGGTTAAAGATTTCATTGTTAATGGCACTTGGGTTATCCCCgatattttaaactttattatTGTGCTTGGTGAGGTTGAGAATGCCGTTATTCCTAACTTTGAATCCCATGATTATTTAGTGTCGCCTCCCTCTACTTCTAGTAATTTGAATGTCAAAGATGCTTATAATTTTCAACGTCACTCTGGAATTTTTACTCCTTGGGCTAATCTTACATGGAATCTATGTGTTTCTCTATTGTGTTCCTTTCTACGCTTCTTTGGAGAATATACCATGACAAGATGCCCACTAATGAAAATCTTTGGAAAAGAGGTTGTACCATAGTTTCAATTTGTTCTCTTTATGGCCATAACGTTGAACCCACTCGACATATTTTCTTTGACTTCTCATTTGCCCAACAACTTCAGTTTTGACTTAGGGGAACCCTTACGACTAACATGTTTTCTTCTAGTTTATTTCCAGTTTTGCAAGTGTGTAAGTCAAATAGGAGCCCTCAAGTGCAGGATGTCGTCATATCTATTGTGGTTAATATATTCTGGTGCATTTTTTTTTGTCGAAATCAAGATCGATTTTTTAAGAAGGAcattcctcttcaccaaactatTTCTCTAATTACTTTTAACTTTTAGCATATATATTATTCCCTTTCTAAGCTCTCAGTGTTGCGCAACTTCTCCTCACATGAAACTTGCCTAAAACCCTAAGAGTTCTTTAGTTTATTTGGCATCCCAATCCTTGTTGCATGATTAAGAATAATACATATGAAGTTACTAAAGGTTGCCCCATGCCTTCTATTTGAGCCAATCTTTTAATATATCGTAGTGTCGCTTCTCATGGGTTTTTCACAATGTCTCTAGGTACTCATAATGAGGACACTTGCCAAAATCCCCAAGAGTTCTTTAGGTTATCTGGCAACCCCCCACCCCTTTGCTACATGATTAAGTATAATACAGATGGAGCTAATAAAGGTTGTCTGAGGCCTTCTACATGAGGCAGTCTTTTCATAGATTGTAGTGTCGCTTCTCTTGGGTGTTTCACAATGACTCTAGGTACTCATAATGATTTATTTGTGGAGCTTATGGGCTCCATTTGGAAATTGAGATGGTTTTTGAGATAGAATGGCATAGCTTTTGGTTATGGTGCAATTCAAGATTAGTTGTTACTATTTTCCATAACTCTCAACTTGGTATATGGAGACTTCACAATAGGTGGGAAAATCGTGCTCATCTTAACTATGAAATTAGTTTTCATTGTTGACATATTTTTAGGAAGGGAAATTCTTTTACTGACTTATTGGCCAATATTTGTATTTCATGCAAAGATTTTGTTGGGTGGAACGTGATTCTTCCTTTCTTCTTTCAGGAATTTTTTCAGGAATATGATTAAGCAAACCAAATCCAAATCCAAATGCAATATGCGAATGAGGAGTTGAGGAATAAACTATTTTAAGCTTCATAAGCATGGAGCAAGGACTACCCATAGACACCACAATACACCCTTTATTCCACAAAATATCACGAAGAGGAATTTTGGTGTGTATGAATCTccatgaaaaaaaaagatatcgAAGAAGAAATGAACTTGTTGCATATAATCCTAACCCAAATAGTAGCATTTGCTTGAAGTTTTAATTGAAAATAGGCTTCCTAGGGTAACAAGGTATCAACATCTGAGTAGATCCTTACAAGTTGATCCTAGTCAATTTCCAATGGAAAAATAGCGTGCTAATTCTTACTCCAAAAGGAGAATAAACTTATTAGCAACGTAAGGTGGGATGTTCCATTCACCATCCAAAATAAAATCAGCAATCTAGGCATCGAGAGCATCGTGAAAGTGATGAGGGACATCTAACATATCAACAGTGAGAGTTTCCAACCAGTGTTtttgttggaacataagtatgttattatgtgaatttaaaaatttattaaagtcccacattggaaagaaatattttttgtaaatttaatggaaagaaacttgttttaaaattcaagtcccacattagaaagaaatattttttgtaaattcaagtggaaagaagcatgtttttcaaaattcaagtcccacattggaaagaatttttttgaagTCCCACATCGAAAAATTCTATTTTGAGTAGC contains:
- the LOC140918921 gene encoding uncharacterized protein, with protein sequence MKYQGKGNIREHIMMMSNIASKLKGLKLELSDDLLIHLVLLSLPSQFSQFKVTYNCQKEKWTLNELISLCVQEEDRLKQDRTESAHFTSISKDKGKRKRIEEPKNKAAAKGPEQKKQTTDNNCFFCRSSGHVKKDCAKYHAWRVKKGLPELPKA